The genomic DNA CCTGAGCGTCAGCAGCAACGCGACGAACCCGAACGCGCCGGAGGCATCACCCGTCGCGCCGCAGCCACAGCCCTGGGGCTCTTCCTCCTCCATGGCGAGCTGGAACGCCAGGCGTGCCTCGTCTCCGTCATCGTCGATGACCCGGGTGATGACGGTGATGAGCCCGTAGCGGTTGGGCCGCCACTCGAAGGTTCCGTCCGCGGAGAGCGCGCCGTCCGTGCTGAGCAGCTCCCACCGGAGCGGATCATTCACCGCCGCCGCGTCCGTGGCGGCGAGCTTCACGGTGAGCGGCTCGCCCTTGTGCGCGATCACCCGGTCCTGGGGCAGGGGCACGGGCCAGGCGTTGTGGACGCGGACAGGACGCATGCCCACCCACGAAATCCCCTGGGGGCCGGAGGCGATCACCGTGACGGTGTAGAGGCCATTCTCCGCCCAGGCGTGGCGGGCGGTGGGTCCCTCGGCGGGGGCGGTGCCGTCGCCGAAGTCCCAGGTGTAGGTGAGGGGCGTGGCGGACTCGTCGACGCGGAAGGCGAGCGCCGAGCCCTCCTCCGCCTCGACGACGGACGACGCGGCCCCGTCTGGAGCGAGCACCCATGTGTCCGCGCCGCGCACCCGGAGCCGCAGGGCCGTGGTGGCCTCCTCGGTCTCGGTGGTGGCCGTGAGGTGGACCATGTAGACGCCCGGGGCGGAGAAGGCATGCAGGGGCAGCTCCTCCTCGGAGGTGTTTCCGTCGCCGAAGTCCCACTTCAAGGTGATGGGCGCTCCGGCTTCATCGATGGCGTTGGCGTAGAAGCGCACGCTCTGCCCCTGCTCGGGACGGCGGGAGTCCACGGCGGCGCTGACGGTGAGCGAGCGTTTGGCCACGGTGAGCCGGACCTCGGCGGAGGTGGCTCCCTGGCCGTCGGACACGGAGTAGGTGAAGTGCGTGGTGCCCTCGAAGCCCCGGGGCGGCGTGTAGACGAGATCCGGCGCCGTGCCGGTGAGCGTGCCCACCTCGGGAAGGGTGAGGACGGAGAAGGCGAGCTCCCCTCCATCGGAATCGCTGCCCGTGAGGTAGATGGGCGAGGGGTTGCCCGCGGGGAGGGTGAGCTCCATCGCGTTCGCCACGGGCGCCTCGTTCACGTGCGTGACGTCGAGGGACACGATGGCGGGCGCGGAGGTGGCCTGGCCGTCGGAGACGGTGAAGGTGAAGGAGTCCGCGCCGTGGTAGCCGGACTCGGGCGTGTAGACGAGGTCCGGCGCCGTGCCGGTGAGCGTGCCGTGCTCGGGCTGCGTCACCACGGTGAAGCTCAGGCTGTCGCCGTCCACATCGGAGCCCGTGAGGGTGAGGGCCTTGGCCGTGCCTCGCTCCGTGGTGAGGGATTGGGCCCGCGCCACGGGGGCGTCGTTCACCGGCGTGACGGTCAGGGACACCGTCGCGGGCTCGGACCGGGTGTGGCCATCGAACACGGTGAAGGTGAAGGAGTCCGCGCCGTGGAAGTCGGCGGCGGGCGTGTAGACGAGGTCCGGTGCCGTGCCGGTGAGCGTGCCGTGCTCGGGGCCCTTCATCACGGTGAAGCTCAAGCTGTCGCCGTCCTCATCGGAGCCCGTGAGGGTGAGGGACTTGGGCGTGTCCTCCTCGGTGGTGAGCGACTGGTCCGCCGCCACGGGCGCGTCGTTCGCGGGGGTGACGGTCAGCGAGACCGTGGCGGGCTCGGACGAGGCCTGTCCGTCGGAGACGGTGAAGGTGAAGCTGTCCGTGCCGTGGAAGTCCGGCGCGGGCGTGTAGACGAGGTCCGGCGCCGTGCCGGTGAGCGTGCCGTGCTCGGGCTGAGTCACCACGGTGAAGCTCAAGCTGTCGCCGTCCACATCGGAGCCCGTGAGGGTGAGGGACTTGGGCGTGTCCTCCTCGGTGGTGAGGGCTTGCGCCAACGCCAGGGGCGCGTCGTTCACCGGGGTCACGGTGAGGGAGACCGTGGCGGGCGCGGAGGTGGCCTGCCCGTCGGAGGCGGTGAAGGTGAAGCTGTCCGTGCCGTGGAAATCCGGCGCGGGCGTGTAGACGAGGTCCGGCGCCGTGCCCGAGAGCGTGCCGTGACGGGGCCCCGACAGCACGTTGAAGTCCAGCGGGTCTCCCTCCACGTCGGAGCCCGTGAGCGTGAGGGCCTTGGGCGTGTCCTCCTCGGTGGTGAGCGACTGGGGCGAGGCCACGGGCCGGTCGTTCACCGGGTAGATGGTGAGGGAGACGGTGGCGGGCGCGGAGGTGGCCTGCCCATCGGAGACGGTGAAGGTGAAGCTGTCCGGGCCGTGGTAGTCCGGCGTGGGCGTATAGGTGAGCGCGGGGGCCGTGCCGGTGAGCGTGCCGTGCTCGGGCGCCGTCACCACGGTGAAGCTCAGGCTGTCGCCGTCCACGTCGGAGCCTGTGAGGGTGAGGGCCTTGGCCGTGTCTTCCGCCGTGGTGAGGGCCTGGGCCCATGCCACGGGGGCGTCGTTCACCGGCGTGACGGTGAGGGAGACGGTGGCGGGCTCGGAGGAAACCTGCCCGTCGGAGACGGTGAAGGAGAAGCTGTCGGGCCCGTGGTAGTCGGCGGCGGGCGTGTAGACGAGGTGGGGCGCCGTGCCGGCGAGCGTGCCGTGCTCGGGCGCCGTCACCACGGTGAAGCCCAGGCTGTCGCCATCCACGTCGGAGCCCGTGAGCGTGAGGGCCTTGGACGTGTCCTCCTCGGTGGTGAGGGCTTGCGCCAAGGCCTGGGGCGCGTCGTTCACCGGGGTGACGGTGAGCGTGACGGTGGCGGGCGCGGAGGCGGTCGTGCCATTGGTGACGGTGAAGGTGAAGCTGTCGGGCCCGTGGTAGTCGGCCGAGGGCGTATAGGTGAGGTTCGGGGCCGTGCCCGTGAGCGTGCCATGGGTGGGCGGAGTGGCGATCGCGTAGGTGAGGGCCTTGCCCTGGGTATCGCTTCCCGTGAGCACGATCGCGATGGCTTCATCCTCGGGCGTGGTGAGGCTCTGGGGATTCGCGGTGGGCGGGCCGTCCAGCACCCGCGCCCGGAGCCGTTGCGTCTTCGGTCCGAGGCCCGTGTCGGTCGTTTGATAGAGCACCAGCGCGCGGCTGGGACCCGCCGAGGCCAGCGCGACGCCGGTTTCGTTGGCGGCGTTCGCCGAGATGACGAATCCCTCCGGCTCCTGGACGACCCCGGCGGTCGAGACATACGCGCCCTGGATGTCGCTCCCCACGCCACCGCGCCAGTCTTCCCAGGCGACCAGGAAGTTCTTCCCGTCGTACACGGCCGAGGGATTCACCTGGGCATCCAGGGCCGAGGAGACCTTGAACGCGGTGCCGAGGACGCTCCCGTTCGCGCCGACCCGGGTGGCGGCGATGTCGTCACCATCGCCCCAGACGACCAGGAAGTTCGTTCCATCGGAGGCCACGGACGGCTCGCGCTGCTGGAGACTTCCCGAGGCGAGCTTGATGCCCGTGGGGTCCAAGGTGGCCCCCGCCGGGCTCACGCGCGAGGCATAGATGTCCGCGTTGCCGGCAGTGGTGCGCGTGTCCTCGAAGGCCACCAGGTAGTTCGTGCCGTTGAAGGCGATGGAGGGACGGGTCTGGGCATTGGCCGCCGTGGAGACCGCCAGGGGGCCGCTCCCCAGCGGCCCGCCGTTCTTGTTCACCCGGGTGCCGTAGATGTCGGGGTTGCCGTTGAAGGTGTCTTCCCAGGCGACGAAGTAGTTGGTGCCGTCGAACGCCACCGCCGGGGACTTCTGCGTGCCAGCGCGCGCGGAGATCGTCACCGCCACGGCGTCGATCAGGTTTCCCGCCTTGCTCACGCGGGCGCCACGGATGTCCGCGTCCCCGTCATTCCCCTCCGTCCAGACGACGAAGTAGTTGGTGCCATCAAA from Melittangium boletus DSM 14713 includes the following:
- a CDS encoding PKD domain-containing protein, with protein sequence MKHRALAHLALSCTLLSVGVACREPEQAPPPAATPTVVSESHPESGVPFDLGEVMRRVHFAYRPDEAGGWAAGHGTWSAHAHAGGLTFTPRPSRTQTGTPVSFGAPEFFRGEHPLEFPAAQGEVRDDGSLVFARGGMETRLANGEDGVEQHWRWRQAPPGEGALRLRVPVQGSAFAGETGQGVHYADASGAGVRYGQVTWTDAAGHRTELRAFSRGNFVELRVPEELLSRSVFPGTLSVLVSPEVGLDAPVQSPRARYGSGHVVGTDGSGYLVVWTDERDHDADLYGARVGSNGEVLDPLGFPISRAPNAQENPAIAFDGTNYLVVWNDLRRTDGSDIYGARVSKTGTVLDPAGLPLATVPTPLLFLRRPALAFDGTNYLLAWEENYQEGSQRDLRAVRVNLAGATVGSRIVLSNAALDQTSVALSFDGTNYLAVWKDDRSSTSIIHAARISSTGNVLDPSSIPLSSGTYTRGQDNPRVAFDGTNHFVVWQDDRQSGTTDTDLYATRVSKSGAVLDPAGLPLITRSGVQSQPSVSVIGSQLLLAWEDHASGNGNIQAARVSGSGVLIDTTPVTVWNGAGEQTNVVVASNRVDYLLAWQDQTKTAIVGARMNAQGGLITPTGFNISLAANNETASAVAFDGTNYLAVWQDDRNGSSDIFGVQVSPLGVPLTPSGIAIGTGTRAQTQPAVAFDGTNYFVVWTEGNDGDADIRGARVSKAGNLIDAVAVTISARAGTQKSPAVAFDGTNYFVAWEDTFNGNPDIYGTRVNKNGGPLGSGPLAVSTAANAQTRPSIAFNGTNYLVAFEDTRTTAGNADIYASRVSPAGATLDPTGIKLASGSLQQREPSVASDGTNFLVVWGDGDDIAATRVGANGSVLGTAFKVSSALDAQVNPSAVYDGKNFLVAWEDWRGGVGSDIQGAYVSTAGVVQEPEGFVISANAANETGVALASAGPSRALVLYQTTDTGLGPKTQRLRARVLDGPPTANPQSLTTPEDEAIAIVLTGSDTQGKALTYAIATPPTHGTLTGTAPNLTYTPSADYHGPDSFTFTVTNGTTASAPATVTLTVTPVNDAPQALAQALTTEEDTSKALTLTGSDVDGDSLGFTVVTAPEHGTLAGTAPHLVYTPAADYHGPDSFSFTVSDGQVSSEPATVSLTVTPVNDAPVAWAQALTTAEDTAKALTLTGSDVDGDSLSFTVVTAPEHGTLTGTAPALTYTPTPDYHGPDSFTFTVSDGQATSAPATVSLTIYPVNDRPVASPQSLTTEEDTPKALTLTGSDVEGDPLDFNVLSGPRHGTLSGTAPDLVYTPAPDFHGTDSFTFTASDGQATSAPATVSLTVTPVNDAPLALAQALTTEEDTPKSLTLTGSDVDGDSLSFTVVTQPEHGTLTGTAPDLVYTPAPDFHGTDSFTFTVSDGQASSEPATVSLTVTPANDAPVAADQSLTTEEDTPKSLTLTGSDEDGDSLSFTVMKGPEHGTLTGTAPDLVYTPAADFHGADSFTFTVFDGHTRSEPATVSLTVTPVNDAPVARAQSLTTERGTAKALTLTGSDVDGDSLSFTVVTQPEHGTLTGTAPDLVYTPESGYHGADSFTFTVSDGQATSAPAIVSLDVTHVNEAPVANAMELTLPAGNPSPIYLTGSDSDGGELAFSVLTLPEVGTLTGTAPDLVYTPPRGFEGTTHFTYSVSDGQGATSAEVRLTVAKRSLTVSAAVDSRRPEQGQSVRFYANAIDEAGAPITLKWDFGDGNTSEEELPLHAFSAPGVYMVHLTATTETEEATTALRLRVRGADTWVLAPDGAASSVVEAEEGSALAFRVDESATPLTYTWDFGDGTAPAEGPTARHAWAENGLYTVTVIASGPQGISWVGMRPVRVHNAWPVPLPQDRVIAHKGEPLTVKLAATDAAAVNDPLRWELLSTDGALSADGTFEWRPNRYGLITVITRVIDDDGDEARLAFQLAMEEEEPQGCGCGATGDASGAFGFVALLLTLRARGFSRGTSGRTSSNRCRPTCAAPSGARTPRA